One Anaerohalosphaeraceae bacterium genomic region harbors:
- a CDS encoding MBL fold metallo-hydrolase: protein MPSHNLAHIQIGNLDVLGYSVAGEETIVAMPQLDVCFDIGKAPDQVIPINHVLLTHGHMDHAVGIAYYLSHRQFCGLSPGTVLAPPNTLGPIRQILNAWSKLDGSRIKSNLVPVGPGEEYPVKPNLFVRVFPTKHTVGAVGFSVLERRKKLREEYQGLTGPQLVELKRQGIEIDRPLEIPLVSYLGDTQYVDFSQLDYISNSRLLIAECTFYEEEHAGRAEAGRHMHIEELGPLLEKMNNEFVLLTHLTQRTSLSEARQMLKQKLPSSVFRKVFLLMDYLPTRRAGKKTKKSGSPEGTQEETAC, encoded by the coding sequence ATGCCCAGTCACAATCTGGCCCACATACAAATAGGCAATCTGGATGTTTTGGGGTATTCGGTTGCCGGCGAGGAAACGATCGTTGCGATGCCGCAACTGGATGTCTGTTTTGACATCGGCAAGGCCCCTGACCAGGTGATTCCCATCAATCATGTGCTCCTGACGCACGGTCATATGGACCATGCGGTGGGTATTGCCTATTATCTTTCGCATCGTCAGTTTTGCGGTCTTTCGCCGGGGACAGTTTTGGCTCCGCCGAATACGCTCGGTCCGATTCGACAGATATTGAATGCCTGGAGCAAGCTCGACGGAAGCCGGATTAAAAGCAATCTTGTTCCAGTTGGTCCGGGGGAGGAATATCCGGTCAAACCGAATCTATTTGTGAGGGTTTTCCCCACAAAGCATACGGTTGGGGCGGTTGGGTTTTCTGTTCTTGAACGCCGCAAAAAACTCCGAGAGGAATATCAGGGGTTAACGGGTCCGCAATTAGTAGAATTAAAACGGCAGGGAATCGAGATTGACCGGCCGCTGGAGATTCCGTTGGTCAGTTATCTGGGGGATACACAGTATGTGGACTTTTCGCAGCTGGATTATATTTCCAACAGTCGGCTGTTAATTGCCGAGTGCACCTTTTATGAAGAGGAGCACGCCGGCCGGGCGGAGGCGGGTCGGCACATGCATATTGAGGAATTAGGACCGCTGCTGGAAAAGATGAACAATGAGTTTGTGCTGCTGACGCATCTGACGCAGCGGACGAGCTTATCAGAAGCCCGGCAAATGCTGAAGCAGAAGCTGCCGTCTTCGGTATTCCGCAAAGTGTTTTTGCTGATGGATTATCTGCCGACCAGACGAGCTGGAAAGAAGACGAAGAAGTCCGGTTCGCCGGAGGGCACTCAGGAGGAAACGGCCTGCTGA
- a CDS encoding DUF434 domain-containing protein, whose product MPDKRTHRGPHPEDRRLFAPDQIPLLQKAVSHYSWLLSRGYAPTSALKLVGDHFSLDSRQRLAVMRSACTDTQRILRKQKEIPPSNLADRTLLLDGYNILITLEAALGGAVLLIGQDGCIRDLSGLHGTWRKVSETLPAVELAAETLKKLNPKEVLWLLDRPVSNSGRLKALLEDFFKTQNLPWQVEIHQNPDQLLRQTPAPVATSDSAVLDECPGWFNLTREVLNYFPSSSLFLIDLSATNEEK is encoded by the coding sequence ATGCCTGACAAACGCACCCATCGCGGTCCTCATCCGGAAGACAGGCGGCTGTTTGCCCCTGACCAAATCCCCCTCCTCCAAAAGGCCGTCAGCCATTATTCCTGGCTCTTGTCTCGCGGTTATGCCCCGACAAGCGCCTTAAAACTGGTGGGGGACCACTTTTCCCTCGACAGCCGGCAGCGGCTGGCCGTCATGCGTTCCGCCTGCACCGATACCCAGCGAATCCTGCGAAAGCAGAAAGAAATCCCCCCTTCAAACCTCGCCGACCGCACACTTCTGCTGGACGGATACAACATCCTCATCACCCTCGAGGCCGCCCTGGGCGGCGCTGTGCTCTTAATCGGACAGGATGGATGCATCCGAGACCTCTCCGGTCTTCACGGAACCTGGAGAAAAGTTTCCGAAACCCTTCCGGCGGTCGAACTGGCTGCCGAGACTCTCAAAAAGCTGAACCCAAAAGAAGTCCTCTGGCTCCTGGACCGTCCCGTGTCCAACTCCGGGCGTCTGAAAGCCCTCCTGGAAGACTTCTTCAAAACCCAAAACCTCCCCTGGCAGGTCGAAATTCATCAAAATCCGGACCAGCTCCTCCGACAAACCCCTGCACCGGTCGCCACAAGCGACAGTGCCGTTCTGGACGAATGCCCCGGCTGGTTCAACCTGACTCGGGAAGTACTGAACTATTTCCCCTCCTCTTCCTTATTTCTCATCGACCTAAGCGCGACGAATGAAGAGAAATAA
- the leuS gene encoding leucine--tRNA ligase, giving the protein MENGRYDFLAIEKKWQDYWLRNKTFKAPDGRPLQKGQQPPKPDPKAPLSERPKYYVLDMFPYPSAQGLHVGHPEGYTASDIVARYKRMKGYNVLHPIGWDAFGLPAEQYAVQTGTHPAITTQRNIENMRRQIQALGFSYDWDRQVDTTDIRYYKWTQWIFLKFYNSWFDENLQKARPIEELPIPEEIAAQGEKAVRKYIDDHRLAYEAEAPVNWCPALGTVLANEEVVGGVSERGGYPVIRKPMRQWMLRITRYAERLLEGLNQLDWPESIKKLQQDWIGRSIGAEVSFAVVGHNTTIRIFTTCPDTLFGATYMVLAPEHPLVDSITTPQYKQAVAEYKEQAARKSDLDRTELSKEKTGQFTGAFAVNPVNGKQIPIWISDYVLISYGTGAIMAVPAHDERDFEFAQKFGLPIIPVVKPDDPALAQQVQAGQVCFTGDGTAFNSGPFDGLPTPVFKEKITAWLEEKGLGKKAVNYKLRDWLFSRQRYWGEPFPILHTEDGRTIALSESDLPLGLPELDDFKPTGTGEPPLAKAVDWVNVTLPDGTKAKRETNTMPQWAGSCWYYLRYLDPANDKAPFDPAVEKYWMPVDLYIGGAEHAVLHLLYSRFWHKLLYDLGYVSTPEPFQKLINQGMILGEDNQKMSKSRGNVINPDSVIAQYGADSMRLYEMFMGPLEAVKPWSMQGVEGVHRFLNKVWRLVVDPETGHLNPAVQDAQPDEQTLRLLHQTIKKVTSDIENFAFNTAISQMMIFVNHLGRQTVRPRQILEPFILILSPFAPHIAEELWQRLGHSHTLAYEPWPQFDPQLAQEKQVELALQVCGKIKDRFCVSADADEQEIERLALAHPKIQAVLNGQKPKKVIIVKSRLVNIIP; this is encoded by the coding sequence ATGGAAAACGGCCGATACGACTTTCTTGCAATCGAAAAAAAATGGCAGGATTATTGGCTTCGCAATAAAACCTTCAAGGCCCCGGACGGCCGACCTCTTCAAAAAGGCCAGCAGCCCCCTAAGCCCGACCCGAAAGCTCCGCTTTCCGAACGCCCCAAATACTACGTCCTCGATATGTTTCCCTATCCGTCCGCACAGGGCCTTCACGTCGGCCATCCGGAAGGATACACCGCCAGCGATATTGTCGCACGATACAAGCGAATGAAGGGCTACAATGTCCTCCATCCAATCGGCTGGGACGCCTTTGGTCTGCCCGCCGAACAATACGCCGTCCAGACCGGCACCCATCCGGCTATTACCACCCAGCGGAATATCGAAAATATGCGCCGTCAGATTCAGGCTCTTGGCTTCAGCTACGACTGGGACCGCCAGGTCGATACTACTGATATCCGCTATTACAAATGGACCCAATGGATTTTCCTGAAGTTTTACAACAGCTGGTTTGACGAAAACCTCCAGAAGGCCCGGCCGATTGAAGAGCTGCCGATTCCGGAAGAAATCGCCGCGCAGGGCGAAAAGGCCGTCCGGAAATACATCGATGACCACCGGCTTGCCTACGAGGCCGAAGCCCCGGTCAACTGGTGCCCGGCCCTCGGAACGGTGCTGGCCAATGAGGAAGTCGTCGGCGGCGTCAGCGAACGCGGCGGCTATCCGGTCATCCGAAAGCCGATGCGTCAATGGATGCTTCGCATCACCCGTTATGCCGAACGCCTCCTCGAAGGCCTCAATCAGCTCGACTGGCCCGAATCCATCAAAAAACTTCAGCAGGACTGGATTGGACGCAGCATTGGTGCAGAAGTCAGTTTCGCCGTCGTCGGACACAACACCACAATCCGCATCTTCACCACCTGCCCCGACACACTCTTTGGGGCCACGTATATGGTTCTGGCTCCGGAACATCCGCTTGTGGATTCCATCACAACTCCGCAATACAAACAAGCCGTTGCGGAATATAAAGAACAGGCCGCCCGAAAAAGCGACCTTGACCGCACGGAATTATCCAAGGAAAAAACCGGTCAATTTACGGGGGCTTTCGCCGTCAATCCCGTCAACGGCAAACAGATTCCCATCTGGATCAGCGATTATGTCCTCATCAGTTACGGCACCGGTGCCATTATGGCTGTTCCGGCCCATGATGAACGCGACTTCGAATTCGCCCAAAAATTCGGCCTGCCCATCATTCCCGTCGTCAAACCCGACGACCCGGCACTGGCCCAGCAGGTCCAGGCCGGACAAGTCTGTTTTACCGGCGACGGAACGGCCTTCAATTCCGGGCCGTTTGACGGCCTGCCTACACCGGTTTTCAAAGAAAAAATCACGGCCTGGCTCGAAGAAAAAGGGCTCGGCAAAAAGGCCGTCAATTACAAACTGCGAGACTGGCTGTTCAGCCGGCAGCGCTACTGGGGCGAGCCCTTCCCCATCCTTCACACCGAGGACGGACGCACCATCGCCTTGTCCGAATCCGACCTGCCGCTGGGCTTGCCCGAACTGGATGACTTCAAACCCACCGGCACCGGAGAGCCGCCCCTGGCCAAGGCCGTGGACTGGGTCAATGTCACCCTGCCGGATGGAACAAAAGCCAAACGCGAAACCAACACCATGCCCCAATGGGCCGGCAGCTGCTGGTATTACCTGCGCTACCTCGACCCCGCCAATGACAAAGCACCCTTCGACCCCGCCGTCGAAAAATACTGGATGCCGGTCGACTTGTATATTGGAGGGGCTGAGCATGCCGTTCTCCACCTGCTCTATTCCCGATTCTGGCATAAACTGCTTTATGACCTCGGATACGTCTCCACTCCGGAACCCTTCCAGAAACTGATTAATCAGGGGATGATTCTGGGGGAAGACAACCAGAAAATGAGCAAATCCCGCGGCAACGTCATCAATCCCGATTCCGTTATTGCTCAGTACGGAGCCGACTCGATGCGGCTCTACGAGATGTTCATGGGGCCGCTGGAGGCCGTTAAGCCCTGGAGCATGCAGGGAGTTGAGGGCGTCCACCGCTTCCTGAACAAAGTCTGGCGGCTCGTGGTGGACCCCGAAACCGGCCATCTGAATCCGGCTGTTCAGGACGCCCAGCCCGATGAACAAACCCTGCGGCTGCTCCACCAAACCATCAAAAAAGTGACCTCAGACATCGAGAACTTCGCCTTCAACACCGCCATCAGCCAAATGATGATTTTCGTCAATCATCTCGGACGCCAAACCGTCCGTCCCAGACAAATTCTGGAACCGTTTATCCTGATTTTATCGCCGTTTGCCCCTCATATCGCCGAAGAACTCTGGCAGCGGCTGGGCCATTCCCATACGCTGGCTTATGAACCCTGGCCGCAATTTGACCCCCAGCTGGCGCAGGAAAAACAGGTCGAGCTGGCCTTACAAGTATGCGGCAAAATCAAAGACCGCTTCTGCGTTTCCGCCGATGCAGATGAACAGGAAATTGAACGGCTGGCCCTGGCGCATCCGAAAATTCAGGCCGTCCTGAATGGACAAAAACCCAAAAAAGTGATCATTGTAAAATCCCGGCTGGTAAACATAATCCCGTAA
- the cyaB gene encoding class IV adenylate cyclase, with protein sequence MKIEIEAKIAVPSLTPLEAQLRKMNAVFLKEVRETDLYLKGTHGHPLKRGCGLRLRRQDGPEGEKFFLTFKSPKEKRRFKTRPEAEVQISDFEAAKKIFFGLGFTSGIIVKKTRKIWTWKHCHICLDRVPPMGCFVEVEAPTEVEVEEALAHLGLQREHHLSEGYAKLLARALLKKQI encoded by the coding sequence GTGAAAATTGAAATCGAAGCCAAAATCGCTGTCCCTTCGCTGACTCCGCTCGAAGCGCAACTGAGAAAAATGAATGCTGTTTTTCTCAAAGAGGTCCGCGAAACGGATTTGTATCTGAAAGGAACGCACGGCCACCCGCTGAAACGGGGCTGCGGCCTGCGGCTGCGCAGACAGGACGGGCCGGAAGGGGAAAAATTTTTCCTGACCTTCAAAAGCCCCAAAGAAAAACGGCGTTTTAAAACGCGCCCCGAAGCCGAAGTCCAAATCAGCGATTTTGAGGCCGCCAAAAAAATCTTCTTCGGACTGGGATTTACCTCCGGGATCATTGTGAAAAAAACCAGAAAAATCTGGACCTGGAAACACTGTCATATCTGCCTGGATCGTGTCCCTCCGATGGGGTGTTTTGTCGAAGTGGAGGCCCCCACGGAAGTCGAAGTCGAAGAGGCCCTGGCTCACCTCGGCCTTCAGCGAGAACACCACCTCTCGGAAGGATACGCCAAACTCCTGGCCAGAGCTCTTCTGAAAAAACAAATCTGA
- a CDS encoding diacylglycerol kinase family lipid kinase has protein sequence MPKLNGYIFLIINPKSGASSRKHLVKCLQNYFQQAGCRMKTFLTQSLTHACELARQAAVDYDCSLVAAAGGDGTIREVIHGLEGSDKPLLIIPSGTENLLANELGFDLQPQTLIKTYEAWQLRPLDLGTINGKCFTSICGFGFDGDVIHRIHGWRTGHISHLDYFWPIWRCFWSHTFPPMRVTIDGQECFSGRGLVFVGNISRYAIGLQICKHAQYGDGKLDLCIYKCRNQAHLLKHAVATIFKMHTRGKDVIYKQGTVITVESLAKEPIYCQIDGDPGPEPPAEIKLIPQAINVLVPPGTKPAGIRTRLRRMIG, from the coding sequence ATGCCGAAACTGAACGGATACATCTTTCTAATTATCAACCCCAAATCCGGTGCCAGCAGCCGAAAACACCTGGTCAAATGCCTCCAGAATTATTTCCAGCAGGCCGGCTGCCGGATGAAAACGTTCCTGACGCAGTCGCTCACTCATGCCTGTGAACTGGCCCGTCAGGCCGCTGTGGATTACGATTGTTCTCTGGTAGCCGCTGCAGGAGGAGACGGCACAATCCGAGAAGTTATCCACGGTCTGGAAGGAAGCGACAAACCCCTTCTGATTATCCCGTCCGGAACCGAAAATCTTTTGGCCAACGAACTGGGCTTCGACCTGCAGCCCCAAACACTTATCAAAACCTACGAGGCCTGGCAGCTTCGTCCTCTTGACCTGGGAACTATCAACGGAAAATGTTTTACCTCCATCTGCGGGTTCGGCTTCGATGGAGATGTCATTCACCGCATCCACGGCTGGCGAACCGGACACATCAGCCATCTCGATTACTTTTGGCCGATTTGGAGATGTTTCTGGTCCCATACCTTTCCGCCGATGCGGGTTACCATCGACGGCCAGGAGTGTTTTTCCGGCCGCGGTCTTGTTTTTGTCGGGAATATCTCCCGGTATGCCATCGGGCTGCAAATCTGCAAACATGCCCAATACGGCGACGGGAAACTGGATTTATGCATCTACAAATGCCGCAACCAGGCCCATCTGCTCAAACACGCCGTCGCCACCATTTTTAAGATGCATACACGCGGCAAAGATGTCATTTACAAACAGGGCACTGTGATTACCGTGGAGTCGCTGGCCAAAGAGCCGATTTATTGCCAAATTGACGGCGACCCAGGACCGGAGCCCCCTGCCGAAATTAAACTGATCCCTCAGGCCATCAATGTTCTTGTTCCGCCCGGCACAAAACCCGCCGGCATTCGGACTCGACTGCGAAGAATGATTGGATAA
- the kdsA gene encoding 3-deoxy-8-phosphooctulonate synthase translates to MQNRTIYQIGPASIELGKTFFIITGPCVIESESLCLDVADALLQIQKRTQIPFVFKASFDKANRTSIESFRGPGLEKGLEVLEKVRRKTGLPVLTDIHEPSQVLPAAQVVDCLQIPAFLCRQTDLLVACAKSGKPVNVKKGQFVSPEEMKNAVQKIRAAGGQQIFLTERGTFFGYNRLVNDMTAIPAMQNLGCPVIFDATHSTQRPGGLGTASAGRRDLAPVLARAATAAGADGLFMEVHPTPEKALCDADCMLPLDQVEALVKTCYGIFQIVRQP, encoded by the coding sequence ATGCAAAACAGAACCATCTATCAAATCGGACCGGCTTCAATCGAGCTAGGCAAAACGTTCTTCATCATCACCGGGCCTTGTGTGATTGAAAGTGAGTCATTGTGCCTGGATGTAGCCGATGCGCTTCTCCAGATTCAAAAACGAACCCAAATCCCCTTTGTCTTCAAAGCCAGTTTTGACAAAGCCAACCGAACCAGCATTGAAAGTTTTCGCGGCCCCGGTCTGGAAAAGGGCCTTGAAGTGCTCGAAAAAGTCCGTCGAAAAACAGGTCTGCCTGTTTTAACTGATATTCATGAACCCTCGCAGGTCCTCCCTGCGGCTCAAGTAGTGGACTGCCTCCAAATTCCCGCCTTTCTGTGTCGCCAAACCGACCTTCTGGTTGCCTGCGCCAAAAGCGGAAAACCCGTGAATGTCAAAAAAGGCCAGTTTGTCAGTCCAGAAGAAATGAAAAACGCCGTTCAAAAAATCCGGGCCGCCGGCGGGCAGCAGATTTTCCTGACGGAGCGAGGAACCTTTTTCGGATACAACCGGCTCGTTAATGATATGACCGCCATCCCGGCTATGCAGAACCTCGGATGTCCGGTCATTTTCGATGCCACCCACAGCACCCAAAGACCCGGCGGATTAGGAACCGCCAGTGCGGGTCGGCGGGATTTGGCCCCTGTTCTGGCACGGGCCGCAACAGCAGCCGGAGCCGACGGCCTCTTTATGGAAGTCCACCCGACTCCGGAAAAAGCCCTTTGCGATGCCGACTGTATGCTGCCGTTAGACCAGGTCGAAGCCCTTGTAAAGACTTGTTACGGCATTTTCCAAATTGTTCGTCAGCCCTGA
- a CDS encoding radical SAM protein, which produces MDPVPFKTCTQNCLYCQLGTDAAQTLERKNYVPPEDILEEIRRWLREEIAADYITISGSGEPTLHSRLDEIIEGIHRLTKIPAALITNGTLFWDPEVRKQCSLADVVLPSLDAGDPETFRKINQPHESLSFERFVEGLILFRREYKGPIWLEIFLCEGLNTDPASITNLNRLIKKINPDKVQLNTAVRPTAHPHIRAVPLSVLEQIAPQLHPNAEVIADFPKTGTDEKKPFSEQTILETLKRRPCALEELAASLQIAPSLAAKYLQRLLENKQVRIENRNGKSYFCVN; this is translated from the coding sequence GTGGACCCAGTCCCTTTCAAAACCTGCACACAAAATTGCTTATATTGCCAATTAGGAACAGACGCCGCCCAGACTCTCGAACGAAAAAACTATGTTCCCCCTGAGGACATTCTCGAAGAAATCCGCCGGTGGCTGAGGGAAGAAATCGCAGCGGACTATATTACAATCAGCGGTTCCGGTGAACCAACCCTTCACAGCCGTCTCGATGAAATTATTGAAGGAATTCATCGCTTAACGAAAATCCCGGCAGCCCTGATTACCAACGGCACGCTGTTCTGGGACCCGGAGGTCCGAAAACAATGCTCGCTGGCCGATGTGGTCCTTCCCTCCCTCGATGCAGGCGACCCGGAAACATTCAGAAAAATCAACCAGCCCCATGAAAGTCTGTCTTTTGAACGCTTTGTGGAAGGATTGATTCTTTTTCGCCGTGAATACAAAGGCCCAATCTGGCTGGAAATCTTCCTTTGTGAAGGGCTCAACACCGACCCCGCTTCCATTACAAATCTGAATCGCCTTATCAAAAAAATTAATCCGGACAAAGTCCAGCTGAACACCGCCGTCCGCCCCACCGCTCATCCGCATATCCGGGCTGTCCCTTTGTCTGTCCTGGAACAAATAGCCCCTCAGCTTCATCCAAACGCCGAGGTCATTGCCGATTTTCCCAAAACCGGAACAGATGAAAAAAAGCCCTTTTCGGAACAAACAATCCTCGAAACCCTCAAGCGTCGCCCCTGTGCCCTCGAAGAGCTGGCCGCCAGTCTTCAGATTGCCCCCTCTCTGGCAGCCAAATATCTCCAGCGCCTTCTGGAAAACAAGCAGGTACGTATCGAAAACCGCAACGGAAAATCTTACTTCTGCGTAAATTAG
- the xerC gene encoding tyrosine recombinase XerC, whose amino-acid sequence MKDAANIQEFITYLKLEKHFSDHTAKCYGADLEQFIQFLQDEQKANPDAAPAEPDQLLLSVDVQTVRKFMAFLNERHYTKSTTARKLATLRSFYKFLVKRGRISSNPVSSIKTPKQEKKLPKFLEYEQVQKLLNTPPTDTWLGARDRAMLEVLYSTGMRVSELVALNLEDVDFLGEVIHVRGKGKKERICPIGSSALQSIQHYIEFRNKRIQSDPSFDTKVLFANKHGKRLSTRSVRRKMDKYLVQAGLDPSISPHTLRHSFATHMLNNGADLRSVQELLGHQSLSTTQIYTHVTTSRMKEQYQNAHPREEVVHSTAE is encoded by the coding sequence ATGAAAGACGCGGCAAACATTCAGGAATTCATCACATATCTCAAGCTGGAAAAACATTTTTCCGATCACACCGCCAAATGTTATGGAGCCGACCTTGAACAATTCATTCAGTTCCTTCAGGATGAGCAAAAAGCCAATCCGGATGCTGCTCCTGCCGAACCGGATCAGCTTCTGCTGTCTGTAGACGTTCAGACCGTGCGGAAATTTATGGCCTTCCTGAATGAACGCCATTATACCAAATCCACCACAGCAAGAAAACTGGCAACCCTGCGCAGTTTCTATAAGTTCCTTGTTAAGCGCGGCCGCATCAGCAGCAACCCGGTGTCCTCCATCAAAACCCCCAAGCAGGAAAAGAAACTGCCCAAGTTCCTCGAATACGAACAGGTTCAAAAACTTCTGAACACCCCGCCGACGGATACCTGGCTGGGAGCGAGAGACCGGGCCATGCTTGAAGTCCTTTACAGCACCGGAATGCGGGTCAGCGAGCTGGTCGCTCTCAACCTCGAAGATGTGGACTTCTTGGGTGAGGTCATTCACGTGCGCGGCAAAGGCAAAAAAGAACGCATCTGCCCCATCGGCTCCAGCGCCCTGCAGTCCATCCAGCATTACATTGAATTCCGCAACAAACGGATTCAGTCCGATCCGAGTTTTGATACGAAAGTCCTCTTTGCCAACAAGCACGGCAAGCGACTGAGCACCCGCAGCGTCCGTCGCAAAATGGACAAATACCTCGTTCAGGCCGGCCTGGACCCATCCATCAGTCCGCACACACTGCGGCACAGCTTCGCCACCCACATGCTCAACAACGGAGCAGACCTTCGCAGCGTTCAGGAACTGCTCGGCCACCAGTCGCTGTCCACAACCCAGATTTACACCCACGTAACGACCAGCCGAATGAAAGAACAGTATCAGAACGCCCATCCGCGGGAAGAGGTGGTCCACTCGACAGCGGAATAA